A section of the Candidatus Moraniibacteriota bacterium genome encodes:
- a CDS encoding ATP-binding protein: MREAVAVPDYEALLQPQANREVWAKEVVSHVAPEERVVRAQSEKAGIFSKLFKNNPRILELDEGLDTEQLYQKGLATIKDLIAPPAIRVTPASMQIGDVVARALFVIAYPRFLSTNWFSPIINLDFPMDTALFIHPIETAEILKQLRKSATQVQSQMNIEVEEGKIRDPVLEAALQNIEELRDRLQQGTEKFFRFGLYMMIYGADEKDLSQKEQSVEAMLEAQLVYTKPAVLRMDAGFASTRPLANDALDVANNLNTEPLSTTFPFVSSDLSSNEGILYGINRHNNSLILFDRFKMENANMVVFAKSGAGKSYTVKLEVLRALMFESSVIIIDPENEYKHLCETVGGAFLKISLNSDIHLNPFDMPKVGADDESDGVFRNAIANLIGLLHLMLGTLSAEEDSILDQAIREAYAIRDIHEDSNYESLTANSFPTMSDLYAVLKNMEGADLIAARLQRYTEGIFSGFLNEQTNIDTNNQLVVFNIRDLEEELRPIAMYIILQYIWNDIRSKLRQRLIVVDEAWIMMQNEDAASFLFGIAKRCRKYYTGLTTITQDISDFMSSRYGKPIITNSSMQLLLRQSPASIDFITETFYLTDHEKFLLLESNVGEGIFFAGTKHAAIKVIASYSEDQIITSDPRQLLEIEEAKREFDANNP, encoded by the coding sequence ATGCGAGAGGCCGTCGCGGTGCCTGACTATGAGGCCTTGCTTCAGCCACAGGCAAACCGTGAGGTCTGGGCCAAAGAAGTCGTGTCACATGTTGCGCCCGAAGAACGTGTTGTGCGTGCACAGTCAGAAAAAGCCGGTATTTTCAGCAAACTCTTCAAGAATAATCCACGGATTCTGGAGCTGGATGAAGGACTGGATACGGAGCAGTTGTACCAGAAGGGCCTGGCGACAATCAAGGACCTGATCGCTCCGCCGGCTATCCGGGTCACTCCGGCGTCGATGCAAATCGGCGATGTCGTTGCACGCGCGCTGTTTGTCATCGCGTATCCACGTTTCCTCTCGACCAATTGGTTTTCCCCGATCATCAATCTCGACTTTCCGATGGACACGGCGCTCTTCATCCATCCGATCGAGACGGCCGAGATCCTGAAACAGCTCCGGAAATCAGCAACCCAGGTGCAGTCGCAGATGAATATCGAAGTCGAAGAAGGGAAAATCCGTGACCCCGTGCTCGAGGCAGCCCTTCAGAACATCGAAGAACTGCGCGATCGGCTTCAGCAAGGGACAGAGAAGTTCTTCCGTTTCGGACTGTACATGATGATATACGGAGCAGACGAAAAGGATCTCTCACAGAAAGAACAGTCTGTCGAGGCGATGCTCGAGGCGCAGCTCGTCTATACTAAACCGGCCGTACTCCGAATGGATGCGGGTTTCGCATCGACGCGTCCGCTCGCGAATGATGCCTTGGATGTCGCCAACAACCTGAACACTGAGCCTTTGTCGACGACTTTCCCCTTTGTTTCCTCCGATCTCTCTTCGAACGAAGGAATCCTCTATGGCATCAACCGTCATAACAACTCGCTCATCCTCTTTGACCGGTTCAAGATGGAAAACGCAAATATGGTGGTGTTTGCGAAGTCCGGTGCTGGAAAGAGTTATACGGTGAAGCTTGAAGTCTTGCGGGCGCTCATGTTCGAGTCGAGCGTCATCATCATCGACCCTGAAAATGAGTACAAGCATCTCTGCGAGACAGTTGGCGGGGCATTCCTGAAGATTTCGCTGAATTCGGATATCCACCTCAATCCGTTTGATATGCCGAAGGTGGGCGCTGACGATGAGTCGGACGGCGTGTTCCGGAACGCTATCGCCAACCTCATTGGTCTCCTTCACCTTATGCTCGGCACTCTGTCGGCCGAAGAGGACTCTATCCTGGATCAGGCGATCCGAGAAGCCTATGCCATTCGTGACATTCACGAAGATTCGAATTACGAGTCACTGACGGCCAATTCCTTTCCGACTATGTCAGACTTGTACGCGGTCCTGAAGAATATGGAAGGGGCGGATTTGATCGCGGCACGTCTCCAGCGGTATACGGAAGGGATTTTTTCGGGGTTCCTCAATGAGCAGACGAATATCGACACCAACAATCAGCTTGTGGTGTTCAATATCCGCGACCTGGAGGAAGAGCTTCGGCCGATCGCCATGTATATCATCCTTCAGTACATTTGGAACGATATCCGCTCGAAGCTTCGCCAGCGTCTCATTGTCGTCGATGAAGCGTGGATCATGATGCAAAACGAAGACGCGGCCTCATTCCTTTTTGGTATCGCCAAGCGCTGCCGCAAGTACTACACGGGCCTCACGACGATCACACAGGACATCTCTGACTTCATGTCTTCGCGCTACGGCAAGCCGATTATCACGAACTCGTCCATGCAGCTCCTCCTCCGTCAGTCGCCGGCTTCCATTGATTTCATCACGGAGACGTTTTACCTGACGGACCACGAGAAGTTCCTCTTGCTCGAGTCGAATGTCGGCGAAGGAATCTTCTTCGCTGGGACGAAGCACGCGGCGATCAAGGTTATCGCTTCATATAGCGAGGACCAGATCATCACTTCTGACCCGCGCCAGCTCCTGGAAATTGAAGAGGCGAAGCGGGAATTTGACGCCAACAATCCTTAG